TTTGAATTTTGATGCACATTTCTATGTGAATTACATCCCCCATCGATATGAATTGAGACATTTTGCATCTGAAAAGCCACAACACAATGTTATTTCTGCTGTGAAACACAGGGCAAGGATTAAACCTCGTAGGATAACGTGGAGGAAGTCTTCAGGTGGCATATATTCAGATTTTTCCGCCAAATTATTGTGTCTAGTGCGCATGCATCATGCCCACAGCTCATAGTCATCCTTCTCTTCCTGCTTTATCTTTTGGAATGCGCTGTTTCTGTACAAACCAATCGGACGCGACATCCGAGAGTACGGCAACACTTGCAAGGGGCCTCCGAAATTCTATGTATATATTAATAAAAGATCCTGATGGTTTCCTGCTTCTGTGGTCGCGCCAATCTATAGAAGTCCTCCCTCGCTTTACTTCTTCACATATGATCTCTTAGTacgattatggtgataccaaacatgcagatttttatttgctttttactactttttcacaATAATTTGTTATGTCGAGAGCCAGAACGCAATCATGTTTGCGCTGTTGTAgccatatgaaggcttgttttttgagggcTGAGATGTATTTTTCATTGttaccatttttggggtacatggGACTTAttggttaataataataatttttaagtgGAAggagaataggaaaaaaaaacaattccctaTTTTTGCATCTTTTAAGTTATTAATGAGGCAGCTTAAATAAAGCGTTATCTTTATTATACAGGTTGCTGCAAATACAGCAATATTGTGTGTGTCTACGCTCTTTATTTTTATTAGCTTTATTAACTCTATTGTCTATtagttttttgtcccacttttatAATGCACTGGTATACCTGGTCATTCTCTGCTGCACAATGTAATAGACATACGGTCATGGCAGGGCTGGTGGCTTATCTTAGGCCTTGACAGCAATGGCAATGCATCAGGACCCCACAATTAAGTTTGCAGGGGGCCAATGGCGGCAGAGGGAGCCTATCCATTTACCTACCTAGATGCTGCAGTCTCTATGGACCATGGCATCCAAGGAGTTGAGCAGCCAGGATTGGAGTTCTCTTCAATCCTGACTGTTACAGCAGGAGCCCCACTTCTGTCAGTGCTGGGCTCCCAAGGTGATCCAGAGCATTGTATCAATGCAGCCTATGTAAGGTCTGTTCAGACTCTGTTGCCTGCACCAGGATTAATGGTgagggcagcacagacaaaacatactcTGCACAGTTGTGCTGAAACATCGCGCAGGACCAAAGAAAGTCCTGTGTGTTGAAATACTTTTTGTAAACCGTAAAAGTACCTGCAGAGGCATCTATGATGCTTATATAGACATTACTTcaacctctagtggtggctatgttATATGTACAGCTAATACCTGCCTGTTGTGGCTGAGATAAGAGATAACTCTGTTCCTGGGTGTTAACCCCACAGATGCCGTGGTTAAGTGACTGGGAGCGATTAGAGGGGGCTCCCTATGTCATCTGATGGCCCCTTGCATTGTTCTGAGTGGTTATTTTGTCATTTGGGGGCTTGTTAAGGTCCCCAGGCCAACTGTGTTAGGAATCCTATTACACTCCACCTTTAGCAAGATGTACACTAACAAgctaaagggtaacaatgttttaaacttttgactttctggctccatatctcaccacccACTATAGCTTCAAACGTGTGACTTCCATCATttcatagacaatcatcttggctatctcatacatacattggacttgcagctatttagcatatgattagcagattcttctcatgtaactgcattgttactggtttgctcctggtggtggaacaatctttttcttcttgtatactacaaattacgaCCTGTTCTCACATTTCCTAATagatcagtgtgttattaggttgattcccaagcgaaaggtcactggtttgaatccaggagcagacatgaagaagatttcccaagaaaagtcaTCATCCAGATCATTAATAGcggtatctcggccaagaaaactgcatcatgtgatcgccatgacagttggaagaatacgaaataaagtccgtccatccatttcaaagtcaacaagtcggctcatcacaaggtctatcagttctagcGCAACAAAAACGGCAGTGGAGGCGGCTcgtatgcttcgtaatagtgagatcacagacgtccatgtAAGCACTGTGCGACACCCGAAATGGTGGCCTGAAAAAAGTtgaagaagcctcgacttcaatatcgtcataagaacCGTTGGTTTCAGTTGGCAAAAAAGTACGAAcaatggacagtagaagattggaaatgggtGATTTAGAGCGATGagacgaaagtcaatagactgggctctgatgggtgcaaatgaatctggaagaaacaagggaaaagaggCCTAACGGATCGAgacattgaaggaactgtcaagtttgatggaggaagcctgatgacatGGGGTGTTTTACAGCCAAAgccgttggatacttgaccaggatcgatggtggtctcaatgccgaGATAtacgtgagtatcctacaagacgagttacttcctacactcgagtactatgtgtatgaaaaggacgacatagtgttccagcaggacaatgacccgaagcatatgccaagattggtgaagaaatgggacaatgaagtagaggtgctgggtgGGCTCCCAGtcaccagacctcaacccaattgaacacttgtggatagagttgaagaaaaagctgtattcataccccagtgagtcgaccagtatgcaccaacattgggaaattGTAGAAGAGATCTGGGAATAGATTTCtgtcgagacatgcttgaatctgatggagagcatgcccagaaggattcaggcagtcttgAAAGCCAAAGGAGGATTTCCAAAACAATAACATTTAGaatttttaggagcaaaacagtaacaatgcagttacatgacaagaatctgcataactaatcatatgctaaatagttgcaagtccaatttatttaTGAGATAGctgagatgattgtctataaaatcatggtagtctcacgttcgaagctgtagtaaatggtgagatatggagcctgaaaatcAAAAGTTGAAAACATTGTTAGCCTTTTACTCTTCAGTCTAGTAGAACACCGAAATATTAACTATACATTGAAATATGGAGATTGCCGACACCAGACCTCAGATATTTGTGGCAGGGGCCAAacagatgaatggagtggcataATCCTTTAAATGACAAAGAGGCCTACTTCTTAATGGGTTAAGATTTAATATACGTGCAATATAAAGAGGTTAAAGGTTCTATATCCACTGCTATTAAGAACATCTACCAATAACCCATGTATGTGACTGATTACATGCTAATGACTTCATCAAAGATACTATACCTACTATGATCAAAACAAAATATCTACTATTGATACATATTTGTGACTAATCAactgactgtgacatcatcaatgGTCCTTTAGAAGTAAGATGTGGCGGGTACAGATACGTTAATGGTTGGGGACGTATGACTTGTATTCTTTGTTATAAGGTTCATGTAGTATGATGTCATGCAGACATCAGAATGCATTGTTAGGCAGCAGGTCCTACAATGAAGCTCCACACCTGCCACAGTACCTATAATCTGAACATCacaatggtttctcccctgtgtgagccctctgatgtgtaacaagttcTCATTTCTGGCTAAAAGATTTCCcatattctgagcatgaaaatggcttctcccctgtgtgagttctctgatgattAAGAAGAGATGTTTTATGGGTAAAACAagctccacattctgaacatgaaaatggcttctcctctgtgtgaatTCTTAGATGTTCCACTAGAAATGATTTCCGActtaaacatttcccacattcggaACATGGAAAtggtttttctcctgtgtgagttttctgatgtctATCAAGATCAGATTTCTggctaaaacattttccacattctgaacatgaaaatggcttctcttttttgtgagttctctgatgatgAAGAAGAGTTGAATGATGGGCAAAACATATTCCACAATCTgagcatgaaaacggcttctctcctgtgtgaattcttagatGTTGCACAAGATATGATTTCCGACTAAaatgtttcccacattctgaacatgaatatggcttctctcctgtgtgagttctctgatgtctatcAAGATCTGACTTttgggtaaaacatttcccacattctaaacatgaaaatggcttttctatGTTGTGAGTTATCTGATGGCGAATAAGAGTTGATTTATGGGCAAAACAGGCTCCACATTCtgggcatgaaaatggcttctctcctgtgtgaattcttagatgttccacaatagatgtcttctgactaaaacacttcccacattcaggacatggaaatggcttctctccagtgTGAGTTCTATGATGTCTCTCAAGATATGCTTTTtggctaaaacatttcccacaatctgaacatgaaaatggcttctcttgtTGGTGAGTTCTCTGATAATGATAAAGAAGAGCTGATTCCTGGGTAAAATatattccacattctgaacacgaaaatggcttctcttctgtATCAATTCTTAGATGTTCGACAAGAGATGATTTCCAACTAAAATATTCCCCAGATTTTGAACACGGaaatggcttctcctctgtgtgagttctctgatgtataTCAAGATCTGATATTTgactaaaacattttccacattctgagcatgaatatggctttttATCTTTGTGATTTTTCTCATATAAATAAAGATCACatttctttttaaaatctttcccATGTGAAAATATTTCCTCCCATCTATGTCCAGTTCTTGTTTCGACAATGAGTGATTGATTAGCTGAAAACATCTTGTGCCCAGCAGTATCGGTGGATAGATCTTCACTGTGAAggactgaaggtacattaggagtTATTGAATTATCTTGTGTGGTATTGTTATCTTCTGCTTCATTAGATAAATGGAGATGTTCATTGGAGTCATTCATCCCATCTTTACCTGGAAAACAAAACCAAAATGTAGTTATTTTAAAAAAGGGAATTAatctttttattacttttttaaaattatttttataccATAGCAAACAAGGAAACAAAGTACATGGGGAATGTAGGAAAACAGGATAATGTACAATTCCAGTAgctaaatcacaaaaagaaagaaaaactatatataaaaaaaaaatcataaggagAATTTGTCAGTGGTTCTACACCAGTATTCTTgcacagaaaagtaaaaaaaacaaacaactgTTTGCACAAGCCACTGTTTACAtgaaaaattatggctttttCCTCATTTACACCATGCTCACCACTCAAAAAGTTGACAGGGTCTATGGCCAAAAAGTTATCCCAGAAAATTTGTGTAAATTCCACTTCAAATCTAGATTTCAGTTTCTGGAGCATTAACATCCTGAGATGTGTCAAAAATATTACTCTTTAGGAATTTCATTGTATTTTTTAGCAGTGGACTTTCCTAAGATCAGCATATAAAGCACTAGTCTTAATAATTTCCCCCTATAGTGTTCATGAGATTTTTCTCTGCAGAGGTCCCAGAATATAATCCCTTGAAAAGACAGTGATTCTATCCatacaaaaagtataaaaaattcaACAAATCCCACAAAAaggtatatacagtagatatcgaATACTGTGAATCGATTCTAAACATATCAGATTTaatccaaattttacaaaaattaatcTGCCAATTGAATCCAAAGCTTTGGCGGTTCATTTCAGATAAATAGCGCAAAAACATCGCCATAGCCATTTTACTGTGGAAATTTACAGGGAAAATGGGAGGGAGCATAAGGAtgaaggatcacatgacactggaggggggcttgccctgattggctcagaggctgacagccTAATCAGCCAATCTGGGGATAGGATTCTGGCAGGTCGTTTTGCTCTGAACATGCAAAACGCCAATCTGTGCGCAGCTTTCGATCAGAAAGCATCTGTTTTGGCTGTGTCTGCCAAAGAAAAATTGCAGACACAAGCTGGCAATCTAGGTGCGTTGAGGAGATTATAGAGATACAATTAGGTAGATTTGGGGTTTTTATCAAGGAAAACAGAGAGTGAGGGACTGATCACTTAGAGTTGTGTATTTCATAGAGCTTCTGGCAAGTTCTGCATTACAAAATCCTGGATCATGCTGTAATAGAATAGAGAGCCAGCTAGCCTTTTTTGTAAAAACCTGAAGTTTCTACAGTTCACAGGCTTACTGCTAGCACCTCCATCATCAATAGCATACATACTGCTGCAAACAATGAATCTATCATTTGTAATTGGTCATATCATCGCATTTCAGTAACGCGTAGTATTACTTTAACATACTTTTCATTTGAAGCAAATGTGTTATACTGCATTAGTAGACGcattctacttaaaggggttgtctgggttcagagctgaacccggtcatacccataatttcacccctgatgttagcatcagagcatgtcatgctccgatgcgctcctttGCCCAggacaagggctcttttatttacaataacaaacTGCCgtgcggaggcttccacccagcagtgtattcggtgacatcaccggctctgatgggcgggctttagcgctgccctatccgttttacaggctagggcagcgctaaagcccgcccatcagtgccggttgaCGTCACCAagctcactgctgggcagaagccaccgcctggcagccctatggaaaACCCGGtttgtcaccggatctccagaaaatgccttcacCCTGCGCaaattagcgcagggcaaaggagagcattggagcatgaactgctccgatgctcaagtcagggaggctgcctgggtaaaaatggggatatgtccgggttcagctctgaacccagacaacccctttcacaTGTTGTATTACGTCAAGATAGCATGCAGTTACAGaaaatgcattttactgcaataactgCATTAATATACCTGTTAGTGCTTGCATTTTACTGTAATAACTACATTAGTGTAGTTAGTGAAAACATTGTATTACCTCTAGATACCATGCAGTTAGCATAC
The sequence above is a segment of the Bufo bufo chromosome 4, aBufBuf1.1, whole genome shotgun sequence genome. Coding sequences within it:
- the LOC120999703 gene encoding zinc finger protein OZF-like, translated to MMENHQSLTSPGKDGMNDSNEHLHLSNEAEDNNTTQDNSITPNVPSVLHSEDLSTDTAGHKMFSANQSLIVETRTGHRWEEIFSHGKDFKKKCDLYLYEKNHKDKKPYSCSECGKCFSQISDLDIHQRTHTEEKPFPCSKSGEYFSWKSSLVEHLRIDTEEKPFSCSECGIYFTQESALLYHYQRTHQQEKPFSCSDCGKCFSQKAYLERHHRTHTGEKPFPCPECGKCFSQKTSIVEHLRIHTGEKPFSCPECGACFAHKSTLIRHQITHNIEKPFSCLECGKCFTQKSDLDRHQRTHTGEKPYSCSECGKHFSRKSYLVQHLRIHTGEKPFSCSDCGICFAHHSTLLHHQRTHKKEKPFSCSECGKCFSQKSDLDRHQKTHTGEKPFPCSECGKCLSRKSFLVEHLRIHTEEKPFSCSECGACFTHKTSLLNHQRTHTGEKPFSCSEYGKSFSQK